A region of Neovison vison isolate M4711 chromosome 7, ASM_NN_V1, whole genome shotgun sequence DNA encodes the following proteins:
- the CKM gene encoding creatine kinase M-type, whose amino-acid sequence MPFSNTHNKFKLNYKPEEEYPDLSKHNNHMAKVLTPELYKKLRDKETPSGFTLDDVIQTGVDNPGHPFIMTVGCVAGDEESYQVFKDLFDPIIQDRHGGYKPTDKHKTDLNHENLKGGDDLDPNYVLSSRVRTGRSIKGYTLPPHCSRGERRAVEKLSVEALNSLTGEFKGKYYPLKSMTEQEQQQLIDDHFLFDKPVSPLLLASGMARDWPDARGIWHNDNKSFLVWVNEEDHLRVISMEKGGNMKEVFRRFCVGLQKIEEIFKKAGHPFMWNEHLGYVLTCPSNLGTGLRGGVHVKLAHLSKHPKFEEILTRLRLQKRGTGGVDTAAVGSVFDISNADRLGSSEVEQVQLVVDGVKLMVEMEKKLEKGQSIDDMIPAQK is encoded by the exons ATGCCGTTCAGTAACACCCACAACAAGTTCAAGCTGAACTACAAGCCTGAGGAGGAGTACCCCGACCTCAGCAAGCACAACAACCACATGGCCAAGGTGCTGACCCCGGAGCTCTACAAGAAGCTGCGGGACAAGGAGACTCCATCTGGCTTCACCCTGGACGATGTCATCCAGACCGGTGTGGACAACCCAG GTCACCCCTTCATCATGACTGTGGGCTGTGTGGCCGGTGATGAGGAGTCCTACCAGGTGTTCAAGGATCTCTTTGACCCCATCATCCAAGACCGGCACGGGGGTTACAAACCCACTGACAAGCACAAGACTGACCTCAACCACGAGAACCTCAAG GGTGGAGACGACCTGGACCCCAACTATGTACTCAGCAGCCGCGTCCGCACGGGCCGCAGCATCAAGGGCTACACCCTGCCTCCCCATTGCTCCCGGGGCGAGCGCCGGGCCGTGGAGAAACTCTCCGTGGAAG CCCTCAACAGCCTGACAGGCGAGTTCAAGGGGAAGTACTATCCTCTGAAGAGCATGAcggagcaggagcagcagcaacTCATTGACGATCACTTCCTGTTCGACAAGCCCGTGTCCCCACTGCTGCTGGCCTCTGGCATGGCCCGGGACTGGCCCGACGCCCGTGGCATCTG GCACAATGACAACAAGAGCTTCCTGGTGTGGGTGAATGAGGAGGACCACCTCCGAGTCATTTCCATGGAGAAGGGGGGCAACATGAAGGAGGTTTTCCGCCGCTTCTGCGTGGGGCTGCAGAAG ATTGAGGAGATCTTCAAGAAAGCTGGCCACCCCTTCATGTGGAACGAGCACTTGGGTTACGTGCTCACCTGCCCGTCCAACCTGGGCACCGGACTGCGTGGAGGCGTGCATGTCAAGCTGGCGCACCTGAGCAAGCACCCCAAGTTCGAGGAGATCCTCACCCGTCTGCGCCTGCAGAAGCGCGGCACAG GCGGTGTGGACACAGCTGCTGTGGGCTCAGTGTTCGACATATCCAACGCGGATCGGCTGGGCTCGTCCGAAGTCGAACAGGTGCAGCTGGTGGTGGACGGTGTGAAGCTCAtggtggagatggagaagaagctgGAAAAGGGCCAGTCCATCGACGACATGATCCCCGCCCAGAAATAG